A window of bacterium genomic DNA:
CGGCAAAAAAGTTTCTCGAACAGGTCGTGGACGAGTGTGCTTATACCGCAGAACTGTATTACACCGACAATGGCAGAGAATACAAAGGAAACCCAAATCATCACGAGTTTATGTTGACATGCAAAGAACATAAGATAGAACAAGGGTTTACGCGGGTAAGAACGCCCAGGACAAACGGAAAAGCCGAAAGAGTTATACGAACAATTATGGAGCAATGGCATTATAAAATCAGATTCAACTCATCCGCACACAGAATCAATGAACTCAAGCGTTATCTCAACTATTATAACTCGGTCAAACCACATAAAGGTATCGGGGGGTTTACTCCAATGGAAAAACTAATCGAGTATTTTTATCCCGATAAACTGTAAATAACGCTGGTGATTCTAACATATTAAGGGTAAATATGCTTGTTTTATATATTCGATTTTGTTGCCGCAAGTTGACCGCATGCCGCCGAAATCTTCTGGCCTTTACTCTGTCGTAAAGTCGCAGTGAGACCAGCGGAACAGAGATAAGAAAGAAATTTTTCCACAGAGGTATTGGTTGGAGTAGAAAAACCGAGACCCGGAACTTCGTTGTAACGAATCAAGTTGATTTTGCAGGGCAGGTCAAAAAGTAATTCGGCTAATCTATCCGCGTGGCTAAGGCTGTCATTAACGTCTTTTAAAAGGACATACTCGACTGTGAACCAACGCGCGGTCATGTTGGCATATTGCGACGCAGCAAGAAGAATATCCCTTATCGGTGAAATTTTAGAGGCCTTGGGCATCAAGTGTGAGCGTAGTTTATCGTCGGGGGCATTCAGAGAAATGGCGAGTTTGGGTTTCATCCCGGATTGCAGTAATTCATCGATCTTATCAGGAATACCCACTGTGGAAAGAGTCACTCTACGGTGCCCAAGAGCAATTGCATTGTCGTCGGAAAAAATATCTAAAGCTTTAATAACCTCATCGAGGTTTTGAAGCGGTTCGCCCATGCCCATAAGGACAACATTAGATAGTTTAATACCAAGTTCTTCTTCCAAGCTCAAAAACTGCCCGACAATTTCTCCTGATGTAAGGTTGCGTTTAAAACCAAGCTTGCCGGTGGCACAAAAACGACAAGTCATTTTACACCCGACTTGTGTGGAAAGACAGGCTGTATTACGCTCCTCGGCAGGGATATGGACTGCCTCAATTAAGGTGTTATCATTCAATGTGAAAAGGAGTTTCGTGGCACCATCGCTGGAAGTTATCTTCTCGGCAATTTTCAGCCTTCCAATAGAAAAGTTCTCGGCAAGCCTTGCTCTCAAAGGGATTGGCATATCTGTCATAGGCTCGAAATCGCGAAAACGGTGCCGATATATCCATTTAAGCAATTGCTTGGCGCGGAAAGGCTTTTCGCCTAGAGAGGCGAAAAGGTCCTCAAGTTGTGGGCGGGCCAAACCAAGGAGGTCAATTCTTTCAGGAATAGTTATGTTGATTGGATATACTTTCTCCATGTGGATGAAGTCCTTTGTCCTTTTTAATAATAAGCGCAAAACACAGCGTAAAAATGGCTATAGCAATAATAATCAACCAGATAGGAGCGAGTTGTTCGCCGGAGAAATATCTTTCGCAAATAGATTCACCATAGATACTAGCTAAAAAAGCGCACGAATTATTGATTACATGAGCTCCCATGCCATAGAAGATCGAACCGCGACGGAAGACCATTATACCATAAACAATACCGAGAAGAGAAGCAGGTATCAGCCTGAATGGATCGAGATGGAATGCTCCAAATAGCACGCCAGCAATGACTATACCCAAAATCGGTCCCCATTTTCTTGTGAGACCATCGAGAATGTAACCCCTAAAAAGGATTTCCTCGCATATCGCAGGAATAACGGCCAAAACCGCTAATCCACCCACAATGCCAAGGGAGGCTATGTCGTTGAGCATGCCCTCGAATTGTTGGAGATAATCCGGAGAGATGGGCGAGATCATATTTGATAACACTTGAAATTGTGTTATCAATACGAAACCGGCGATACCGAGTGGTATAGTAAGAAATATCCTCGGTAAATTGGGGTTTTTAATGCGGAATGTTTCTTTAATGTTAAGATTGAGCCTTCTTGCAAGAAGATAAGCCGGTGCACTCACCAATAAGACTTCAGTTATTAAAAGTCCTGCGACAATATCCCTCATTTGAACTGGTGTGCCGACCCACCATAGCAAAGCCACTGCAACAGCAAATAGGAAAAAGGCGTCGCTTGCTCCAGCATGGTTTTTTTTTGTTTTAAGAGATTTATTACTGGCAAAAGCCCTCGATAATGGTGAACCACCGGATTCAGAAAGCAAGGCCTCCTCATTTGAGATTATCGACGATGCCCATTTTAGGGCTAGAATTGCAAAGATCGCAGTCGAAATCCAAACTATGGCGAAGTTGATTATGCCAACTGAACCGACCATAAGCTGTTTAATTAGAAGCGAAACGTTTAACACTGGGACAAAGGCCAGCCCGGTATTGAGTTCGAGACCGGGAAGAAGCGCAGCCATCGCAGGAAGTTCTGCAGCGATCAGCAACGGAGTGAGGTAGCCTTGAGCCTCTTTGTAGCTTTTAGCTGAAGACGATATAGCTAGGAAAGCGGCGGAAAAAAGCGCTGCAAGAGGAATTAGTTGTATTAAAATAAGCGCAAGCGTTCCTGGAGCAAGCGAAAGGGAGAGAAAATTTGAGAGTTCGCCACCCATAGCATCAATGCCAACGCTCATAGTCAGACCCATGGAAACGAGATTAAGAAGGGCATTGACAAAGGCCATTATAAGCACGGTTAAATATTTCCCGATGACGATTTCCATTCTTCCTGCCGGTGAAACCAGAAGGGTTTCAAGGGTGCCACGCTCTTTTTCTCCGGCCACCATATCGATACTTGAATAATATGCCCCGGATATAACCATGAGAACCAGTATCATGGCGAGCACGCGCCCGAAGACCATTCCTCCCATTTTTTCTTTTGTAGCAATATTTTCACGGATGGTTACGATAGGATCGGTAACGAAGCTATCGAGTCCCGCTGAAGTAACCCTCTTTGTAACGATATGTTTTTCATAGCTGTCGAGTATTTCCAAAATATGAGAAAGGGCGAATTCACTTCGCTCCTCGGCACCATTGAAAAAGATTTGGAGTGTATCCCTTTCGCCTGAGTTTATTTTTCCACTAAAGCCATCCGAGATGGTGACTTTAGCGAGTATATCGCCGTTGGCAAGTTGCGAATCGGGATTATCGGATGTAACAATTGTGAGCTGCGTATCTTCTTCGAATAAAGCCATAAGTTCCGGAGAGGATTCCCTGTTTTCAATAATTACAGGAAAAAGCTCTTTCTCCATTTTGCCCACTAAGAAGATGGACATTTGCGCGAAGCCCACTATCATGATTGGGTAAAGAAGTAATGGCAGTATGAAAATAACGAAGATAGCCCTTCGGTCGCGAAGAATCTCGACAAGCTGTTTCTTGAATATTATGCCGATAACCTTTGCTCTCAAAATATTAACTCCTCGGTGCCTGTTAGCTCGAAAAAGGCATCTTCGAGGTTGGAAGTGTTGGTTTGATCGAGGAGTTCCTCCAAGGTTCCGACCGAAAGTAAGCTTCCTTGATGGATTATGCCAATCCGATCACAAAGGCGCTCAGCCTCTCGCATAATATGTGTGCTGAAAATAACCGTCTTGCGGTTTTTTTTAAGGCTGAGGATAAAATCCGTAAGTGATCGAGCAACCATAACATCGAGGCCGACCGTAGGTTCATCGAAAACTAGAATCGGTGGATCATGAACCATGGTTCGGGCGATATTCACTTTTTGTTTCGTGCCCGAGGAAAGAGAATCGCACATAGTCTCGGCATACTGTTTCATGTCAAGGATGCCGAAAAGTTCATCTACTCGGTTTTTAAGAAAAACCTCATTCATACCGTAAAGACGCCCAAAGAACTCGACCATTTCGCAGGCCTTGAGGCGTTTGTATAAGCCCGTGTTGCCGGAAAGGAAACCTAGTTTTCTACGAACTTTGTCGGATTCGGTAACTGTATCGTGGCCATCAATCAATATCTTGCCGCGAGTGGGCTGAAGCAAGGTCGAAATCATTCGCAGGGTTGTAGTTTTTCCCGCGCCATTCGGACCGAGAAGCCCAAAAATCTCGCCTTCAGGAATAGTTAGGTCCAAACCGTTGACAGCAACAACGGGTTCACCCTTTGGGGGATCGAAAATTTTCGTGACCCCGATAAGATGTATAGATTTATCTCCCATCGAAAAGAGAAGCGAATCCTATGAATTTGGGAGAATAACGACTCAGGATTTTTTTTCCTTAGGAATCCACTTGGTGAGAGCATCGATAAGCTTATTGGCCTGTGAAGCACTCGAAATATTGAATTTTGACTGTTGCATGTATTGGTCTTTAACTTTGCGATAACGTCTTATGCTGTATCGATCATCGCTATATTCGCTTTTCGTCCTGTTCCATTGCCGATATCTGAAAACAATAGTGCACCATGCAGCGCGAGAGAGGATTACTTTATCTAGCTCGTCAACTATCACAACATCGTCTTCCTCATAACGGATCGTTAAATCATCTATTTTTTCGGCCATTGCACACCTTTCTTAAGTTCACAAAAAAAACATATTAGCATTATAAGAAAATATTTTTGAAATGAAATAGTTTGTCCAAAAAATTCAAAAATTATTTATATTTTTCAAAAAAAGGCGGGCCATCCAAAATTAATTAAGCTGTATAAAAGGAGGGCGTCGGCCATCTTGGCAAAAAAACCGACGCCCCCCGAAAAGGTTGCTATTAGCAAAATATAAAATCTAGTAAAAAATATATTCTATTCAGGACCGATCTGGAAATGCCATTGCCAACCAGAAATTTCGTTTCTCAAATCGTCTTTATCGAAGCCGTAACCGACATCGATGCCCATGACTCCAAGCATGGGAATGACCAATCTTACGCCCGCGCCGGCACCTCTCTTCAATTGTGAGAAATCAACATCATCTAGGCCGCGCCATGAATTGCCCATGTCGCCAAATAACGCAATATAGAATTGGTCGCGCGAAATGGGAACTCTAAGCTCCATAGTGAGTTGGGTTATAACTCTTCCGCCCAATCGGAAAGTTTGTTCCGGTGAGGTGAGTGGCAGTCTCCCTGATATGTCTGGTGTAGCTGAGGAGTCGTATTCGGCTTCAGAGGTGTCAATAGGAGATATGCCCCTGTCGGTATAACCGCGTATTTGACCCTCATACCCATAACTTCCGAAAAAATATCTCTCGGAATAAGGAACATCATTAGGATCGTCATTAAAGACATTGGAGAGGTATCCAATTTTGGCCTTTCCTACAACTGTTAAATACTTGTGAAGCGGAAAATACCAGCCAGTGGAGAAATCCTGTTTTAGAAAGGAGACATTGCCGCCAAGGAAGCCTCCGGCAACCTCTACAGTATAGCTATTTCTGCTTCCTCTTGCAGCAAACATTTTGGAATCGCGCGAGTCCCGTTGAATAACCATTCTCGAAGCGGATTCCACTTGCGGCCATTCGACCTCTCTGAGATCATATTGGGAAGTAGGACTATAACTCGAGGAGAATTCGTAGTATTTAAATTGCTCTAGTTTGTATCTCCAATAAAGGGTGAAATAATCATCTGGCCAACTTAGTCTGCGACCTAGGCGTAACGCGCCGCCGGTGCGAAGCTCTGTGTAATAATTTGACCAAACCAGCTCGGTGTTATAGATATCAAAACCAACCGTAGTCGGAACGCCCATAAACCAGGGTTCAGTAAAACTTAAAGAGATGTTTTTACGATTGGCGCCGAATTCCCATGTAAATTCGGTCTCCCAGCCTCTTCCTAACATGTTTGGCCAACCGATGGATATATTACCAACGATTTTGTCTCGAGAGTTATATGTTCCACCAATCTGGAATCGTCCGATGGGCTTTTCCTCGACTTGCATAATGAGGTCGACATCGCCGTTGGGAAGAATCTCAAAATCGGGGAGGACATCGTTAAAGTAGTTAAGATAATAGATATTGCGCACCGAGCGCATCATTTTGCTTCTTTGGAAAACCTCGTCGGGATATATTGACATCTCCCTTCGAATAACTCTATCGAAAGTGCGTGTATTTCCGGCGATCTCTATTTTGCGGACATGCGCCTCGATACCTTCATTTAAGGCAATGCTCAGCTCGACTGTGTCAGCTGTGAGTTTTCTAGTGTCTTGAACATCGGCGTAAATGTGGCCTTTTTCTTGGTAAAGAAAATAAACTTCCGCCAGGGATTCATCGAGTTTTTCACCGCTGAAGACATCGCCCTTTTCGAATCTTAACACAGCATCGATATCGTCTTCGTTGTAAATAGTATTGCCGGAGATTGCTATATCACCAAAATAATAACAACGGCCCTCTTCGAGCCAGATATCCAGATTTAAGCGCGAATCGGTGGTGTCCGTAGTAACAGAATCTGCGAGAATATTCGCGGTTATGTAACCGTTGTTGTGATAGATATCCTCGATTTTTTCAAGGTCCTCTTGATATTTGGTCTCAGAGAATTTCCCACCTCGAAAAAAGGATTTTTGTTTTGTTTCAATCTTACGGCGAAGTTTCGAGTCGGAGAAAACCTCGTTTCCATGAAAAGCGATGTTTCCTATACGAACCTCATGGCCTTCATCGATAATGAAGGTTATATTAACTCGGCCTTTTGCTGTTTCGATTGCAGATGTTTCGATCTCGACATTGGGATAACCTTCTTCGATATAGGCTTCCTTGAGGTTTTTTACAGCATGGAAGGTTTTTTTAGGAGAGAGGAAATCATTAAGAGTAAGGTCTGCCTTTTTCAGGAGGTCTTTTTCTTTAATTGCTTTATTGTCCTCGAAAAGGATTTTAGATACTATTGGAAACTCAACTACCTCGATCTCCAGATCGACAATATTCCCGCTTTGCGAACCACGAATAGAGACATCATCGAAGAAGCCGAGTCTATATATTTTGCGGACAGCATCCTCGAAAACGGAAGAACCGAAGGTTCCGCCCTCCATGAGTCCCGAGGTTGTTTTAATGAGGGCTTCCGAGGTGTTATTAGTTCCGACGACATTTACCTCACCGATAACCTCAGCACAAAGTGCTTCGGTGCCTATCGCTAAAAGGATAATTACCGCTAAGAAGGTAATGAAAAAAGATTTGCTTGTTTTATAGAGCAATATCTCAGGCCGTAGCTATCTCTTCGATCATCAAACGGGTGTAATCTTGTCTGTGTCCCTGTTTTTTATGGTAACCGGTGCGGCGTTTCTTCTTGAAAACGATGATTTTGTCATCGCGGAAGTGCTCGATTACTTTGGCTTTGATAGTTGCGCCCTCGATGTTGGGTTGTCCTATGACTGGTTCATCATCGCCGGAGAGCAGAATAACATGGTCGAGGACAATTTCGTCACCGGAAGTTCTATCGGCCATAAGCGGAACTATAACGGATTTGCCGGCTTCCACCTTGACCTGTTCGCCTTTAATGTTAACTATTGCATACATATGTTCCTCCAATGGGTTATTTCCGTAAAACTCGAAAAATATATCTTTTTATTACATTAAGTCAATTGAATTCTTAAATAGGTTGTTTAATTAACATCAAAGAAAAAGAACTTTGCTAAGTCTTGATTCTCGAATTTTTAGCAAACAATCTAGATTATAATTTTTTTTTACTGGCAAAGGCAAATGAATCAGCACCTTTTAATATTATCCAATTCTCGATGAATAACTATATCGAGTCGATCAGATTATTTTTTCGGCTTTGATAAGTATTATTCTTTGTTCAATTTCGATCTTGTTAAGCCTCACATTCATGGCCTCTAGTTGTGCGATGTAGGCCTCACGGAGTCTTTTTTCATCGATGTTTTCATACTCAGCTAATATGCCTTCAATCTCGTTTTCAATTTTTTGAATAATATTTTTATTTTCTTTGGCAATAGCTGTCTTGAGTTTCAATCTAAGCGATACAATCCTTTGATATGGATGCTCATTTTCGATCTGGAGTCTTTTTTGTTTAATTTTGTCTTTTTCGTTTTCAAGTGCGATATAATCTGGGCTTTCGTTTCTGATTCTTTTTGCGGCCTGGCGTTTTTTCCGTTTGAAATATCTCCATCCACTATTGACAACAACAAAAACGACGAAAAGGGCGATAAGTATGTAGAGAAGCTGTTTGAGCATCTAGTTTTATTTAGTAATAACGAAGTCGTCATAATCACCGGTGACGTGTGTGGCGGTGTTGTCAGAATCAGTAAGAACAGCTATGCCTTTGGCGGTAGGTTTTGCACCGGATTCGCCAAAAAGGCTTCGGTAATCTTCGAGGACATTGCGGGATTCGCCATGCCACTCATTGAGTCCATCTTCGCCGGTTTTTATGACTATCATCTTGGTTTTAGCAGAATAAGGAGATTCGAGAATAGTGCCAATCGGAAGAGTCTCACTCCATATATACTTGATGGTTTTGGGAATTGGAAACCCTCCAAATAACACATAAACACCGAGAACATCATCATTGCCGGATTTGATTTTTTCGTTTGTTCCAAT
This region includes:
- a CDS encoding integrase core domain-containing protein; this translates as AKKFLEQVVDECAYTAELYYTDNGREYKGNPNHHEFMLTCKEHKIEQGFTRVRTPRTNGKAERVIRTIMEQWHYKIRFNSSAHRINELKRYLNYYNSVKPHKGIGGFTPMEKLIEYFYPDKL
- the rlmN gene encoding 23S rRNA (adenine(2503)-C(2))-methyltransferase RlmN: MEKVYPINITIPERIDLLGLARPQLEDLFASLGEKPFRAKQLLKWIYRHRFRDFEPMTDMPIPLRARLAENFSIGRLKIAEKITSSDGATKLLFTLNDNTLIEAVHIPAEERNTACLSTQVGCKMTCRFCATGKLGFKRNLTSGEIVGQFLSLEEELGIKLSNVVLMGMGEPLQNLDEVIKALDIFSDDNAIALGHRRVTLSTVGIPDKIDELLQSGMKPKLAISLNAPDDKLRSHLMPKASKISPIRDILLAASQYANMTARWFTVEYVLLKDVNDSLSHADRLAELLFDLPCKINLIRYNEVPGLGFSTPTNTSVEKFLSYLCSAGLTATLRQSKGQKISAACGQLAATKSNI
- a CDS encoding CPBP family intramembrane metalloprotease; protein product: MRAKVIGIIFKKQLVEILRDRRAIFVIFILPLLLYPIMIVGFAQMSIFLVGKMEKELFPVIIENRESSPELMALFEEDTQLTIVTSDNPDSQLANGDILAKVTISDGFSGKINSGERDTLQIFFNGAEERSEFALSHILEILDSYEKHIVTKRVTSAGLDSFVTDPIVTIRENIATKEKMGGMVFGRVLAMILVLMVISGAYYSSIDMVAGEKERGTLETLLVSPAGRMEIVIGKYLTVLIMAFVNALLNLVSMGLTMSVGIDAMGGELSNFLSLSLAPGTLALILIQLIPLAALFSAAFLAISSSAKSYKEAQGYLTPLLIAAELPAMAALLPGLELNTGLAFVPVLNVSLLIKQLMVGSVGIINFAIVWISTAIFAILALKWASSIISNEEALLSESGGSPLSRAFASNKSLKTKKNHAGASDAFFLFAVAVALLWWVGTPVQMRDIVAGLLITEVLLVSAPAYLLARRLNLNIKETFRIKNPNLPRIFLTIPLGIAGFVLITQFQVLSNMISPISPDYLQQFEGMLNDIASLGIVGGLAVLAVIPAICEEILFRGYILDGLTRKWGPILGIVIAGVLFGAFHLDPFRLIPASLLGIVYGIMVFRRGSIFYGMGAHVINNSCAFLASIYGESICERYFSGEQLAPIWLIIIAIAIFTLCFALIIKKDKGLHPHGESISNQHNYS
- a CDS encoding ATP-binding cassette domain-containing protein → MGDKSIHLIGVTKIFDPPKGEPVVAVNGLDLTIPEGEIFGLLGPNGAGKTTTLRMISTLLQPTRGKILIDGHDTVTESDKVRRKLGFLSGNTGLYKRLKACEMVEFFGRLYGMNEVFLKNRVDELFGILDMKQYAETMCDSLSSGTKQKVNIARTMVHDPPILVFDEPTVGLDVMVARSLTDFILSLKKNRKTVIFSTHIMREAERLCDRIGIIHQGSLLSVGTLEELLDQTNTSNLEDAFFELTGTEELIF
- the bamA gene encoding outer membrane protein assembly factor BamA, which gives rise to MLYKTSKSFFITFLAVIILLAIGTEALCAEVIGEVNVVGTNNTSEALIKTTSGLMEGGTFGSSVFEDAVRKIYRLGFFDDVSIRGSQSGNIVDLEIEVVEFPIVSKILFEDNKAIKEKDLLKKADLTLNDFLSPKKTFHAVKNLKEAYIEEGYPNVEIETSAIETAKGRVNITFIIDEGHEVRIGNIAFHGNEVFSDSKLRRKIETKQKSFFRGGKFSETKYQEDLEKIEDIYHNNGYITANILADSVTTDTTDSRLNLDIWLEEGRCYYFGDIAISGNTIYNEDDIDAVLRFEKGDVFSGEKLDESLAEVYFLYQEKGHIYADVQDTRKLTADTVELSIALNEGIEAHVRKIEIAGNTRTFDRVIRREMSIYPDEVFQRSKMMRSVRNIYYLNYFNDVLPDFEILPNGDVDLIMQVEEKPIGRFQIGGTYNSRDKIVGNISIGWPNMLGRGWETEFTWEFGANRKNISLSFTEPWFMGVPTTVGFDIYNTELVWSNYYTELRTGGALRLGRRLSWPDDYFTLYWRYKLEQFKYYEFSSSYSPTSQYDLREVEWPQVESASRMVIQRDSRDSKMFAARGSRNSYTVEVAGGFLGGNVSFLKQDFSTGWYFPLHKYLTVVGKAKIGYLSNVFNDDPNDVPYSERYFFGSYGYEGQIRGYTDRGISPIDTSEAEYDSSATPDISGRLPLTSPEQTFRLGGRVITQLTMELRVPISRDQFYIALFGDMGNSWRGLDDVDFSQLKRGAGAGVRLVIPMLGVMGIDVGYGFDKDDLRNEISGWQWHFQIGPE
- the rplU gene encoding 50S ribosomal protein L21, giving the protein MYAIVNIKGEQVKVEAGKSVIVPLMADRTSGDEIVLDHVILLSGDDEPVIGQPNIEGATIKAKVIEHFRDDKIIVFKKKRRTGYHKKQGHRQDYTRLMIEEIATA
- a CDS encoding DUF3047 domain-containing protein, with amino-acid sequence MKKLILFFFCAIAAFPSDISHSIDFENDAVNTFPEGWTSKDKTNMVKVYKINKEDNNKFLHATADKISVTIGFDKEWHLSDYPKLKWRWRPIEMPIGTNEKIKSGNDDVLGVYVLFGGFPIPKTIKYIWSETLPIGTILESPYSAKTKMIVIKTGEDGLNEWHGESRNVLEDYRSLFGESGAKPTAKGIAVLTDSDNTATHVTGDYDDFVITK